A region from the Medicago truncatula cultivar Jemalong A17 chromosome 6, MtrunA17r5.0-ANR, whole genome shotgun sequence genome encodes:
- the LOC11433215 gene encoding digalactosyldiacylglycerol synthase 2, chloroplastic, protein MDQKRHTAIFTTASLPWLTGTAVNPLFRAAYLYKAGIRNVTLVIPWLSLKDQKVVYPNNITFDSPAEQEKYIRQWLEDRVGFASGFSIKFYPGKFSRDKRSILAVGDISEIIPDKDADIAVLEEPEHLTWFHHGKRWKTKFKLVIGIIHTNYLAYVKREKNGTLQAFLLKYLNNWVVGIYCHKVIRLSAATQDYPGSIVCNVHGVNPKFLEIGKKKREQQQNGEIAFTKGAYFIGKMIWSKGYKELLQLLNDHQKELSALELDLFGSGEDSDEVQEAAKKLEMTVRVHPACDHADGLFHDFKLFINPSTTDVVCTTTAEALAMGKIVVCADHCSNEFFKQFPNCWTYNNHKEFVELTLKALTEEPGQPTDAQRHDLSWEAATERFLKAVDLDKPSERKLLSRTTSNYLSTSLYLQQTVEDASAFVHHVASGFEISRRIFGAIPHSLQPDEQLRKELGFANTSGT, encoded by the exons ATGGATCAGAAACGGCATACTGCGATTTTTACTACTGCTAGCCTTCCTTGGTTGACCGGAACAGCAGTGAATCCTCTCTTTCGTGCGGCGTATCTTTACAAAGCTGGGATAAGGAATGTCACCTTGGTGATCCCTTGGTTATCATTGAAAGATCAAAAAGTAGTATATCCGAACAATATTACATTTGATTCTCCTGCAGAGCAGGAGAAATATATTCGCCAATGGCTTGAGGATAGAGTTGGATTTGCATCTGGTTTCAGCATAAAGTTTTATCCGGGAAAG TTTTCTAGAGATAAAAGGAGCATTCTTGCTGTTGGCGATATTTCAGAAATTATCCCCGACAAAGATGCAGATATTGCTGTTCTAGAAGAGCCTGAGCACCTGACGTGGTTTCATCATGGGAAAAGATGGAAAACTAAATTCAAGCTAGTTATAGGAATTATTCACACCAATTATTTAGCATatgtgaagagagagaagaatggAACCCTGCAAGCATTTTTACTGAAATATTTAAACAACTGGGTTGTTGGTATATATTGTCACAag GTAATCAGACTCTCTGCTGCCACTCAGGATTACCCTGGGTCCATCGTCTGTAACGTTCATGGAGTTAATCCAAAGTTCCTTGAGATTGGCAAGAAAAAAAGGGagcaacaacaaaatggagAGATTGCCTTTACCAAAGGTGCCTATTTTATTGGGAAAATGATATGGAGCAAAGGCTACAAGGAGCTGCTCCAACTTCTTAATGATCATCAAAAGGAATTATCTGCTCTTGAACTTGATTTATTTGGAAGTGGAGAGGATTCTGATGAAGTTCAAGAAGCTGCTAAAAAGCTGGAAATGACAGTTAGAGTTCATCCAGCCTGTGATCATGCTGATGGTCTATTTCATGA TTTCAAATTGTTTATTAATCCGAGCACAACAGATGTGGTTTGCACGACAACAGCAGAAGCTTTAGCAATGGGAAAAATTGTTGTGTGCGCGGACCATTGCTCAAATGAGTTTTTCAAGCAGTTCCCGAATTGTTGGACGTATAATAATCACAAGGAATTTGTTGAACTAACACTTAAGGCATTGACCGAAGAACCCGGCCAACCTACCGACGCTCAGAGACATGACCTTTCATGGGAGGCTGCCACAGAACGGTTTCTTAAGGCCGTTGACCTCGACAAGCCATCTGAGAGAAAATTATTATCTAGAACTACTTCAAACTATCTGTCTACTTCGTTATATTTGCAACAGACAGTAGAGGATGCATCAGCATTTGTACATCATGTAGCTTCTGGGTTTGAAATATCGCGAAGAATATTTGGTGCCATTCCACATAGCTTGCAACCCGATGAACAGCTGCGCAAGGAACTTGGGTTTGCTAATACTTCCGGGACATAA
- the LOC11439410 gene encoding probable caffeoyl-CoA O-methyltransferase At4g26220, with protein sequence MEHVKDPSIYKNPVILQSEDLTNYILDTAVYPREPEPLKELRKASENHPWGFIATAPEAGQLITLLLKLLNPKKTIEVGVFTGYSLLLTALNIPDDGKITAIDIDRKTYEIGLPVIRKAGVEHKIDYIESPALPILDKLLEDPTNEGTFDFAFIDADKENYLNYHERLIKLVKVGGLLIYDNILWGGRVAWPEEKVPMHSRPQRIAAIEFNKKITDDSRVEFALTSVGDGLSICRRIA encoded by the exons ATGGAACATGTTAAAGATCCATCAATCTACAAAAATCCTGTCATATTGCAGAGTGAGGACTTAACAAAT TATATATTGGATACTGCTGTTTACCCTAGAGAGCCTGAGCCTCTCAAAGAGCTGAGGAAAGCCAGTGAGAATCATCCTTG GGGTTTCATAGCAACTGCACCTGAGGCTGGTCAACTAATCACTCTACTTTTGAAGCTGTTGAATCCCAAAAAGACAATTGAAGTTGGAGTGTTTACTGGATACTCTCTTCTCCTCACTGCACTCAACATTCCCGACGATGGAAAG ATTACAGCCATAGATATTGACAGGAAAACATATGAAATTGGACTACCTGTCATAAGAAAGGCTGGAGTGGAGCACAAGATTGATTACATAGAGTCTCCAGCTCTACCAATTTTGGATAAACTGCTAGAAGAC CCTACAAATGAAGGAACATTTGACTTTGCTTTCATTGATGCTGACAAAGAGAACTATTTGAACTACCATGAAAGACTGATAAAACTAGTCAAAGTTGGTGGATTACTTATATATGACAACATTTTATGGGGTGGACGTGTTGCATGGCCTGAAGAGAAAGTTCCAATGCATTCTAGACCACAAAGAATAGCAGCAattgaattcaacaaaaaaatcacaGATGATTCTCGTGTTGAATTTGCTCTCACTTCTGTTGGTGATGGACTCAGTATTTGTAGACGCATTGCATGA
- the LOC11438439 gene encoding sericin 1 isoform X2 — MLHRSFKPAKCKTALKLAVSRIKLLRNKRQTQINLLKRELAKLLENGQDQTARIRVEHVVREEKTMAAYELVEIYCELIAARLPMIEAQKNCPIDLKEAIATVIFATPRCSDIPELADVKKHMTSKYGKEFTSAALELRPDCGVNRLLVEKLSAKAPDGPTKIKILTAIAEEHNIDWEPKSFGDNDTKASHDLLDGPSTLQKPAYEEPFQAHVPPPVHVEARPPSSHATSQPKPMHDAYTSSYEQSANAAARNANNSTTSGMPITETRSSGGGSQEMDFRDSYSENRSSFPTGRQNWNMEFKDAASAAQAAAESADRATMAARAAAEFSNRENMKRQHSSGSHSSPGRGSRDEAPTDSSGFVNSPIRKSSSGIHNEQIITGEQDNLGGRSNENYSNSHQNVVKDSRPASTIGGSVGDDNPFAHGSPMADTDHHDTFFKQESSNLYAMSMKKQASRAKEDFDTEHADVERNTENSYHFEDASTNRQSGHSSSSHPFIPSNDPDDNLNSYEWTTGNKAAEDLFVTEVSTQEPTSYNHTSVVFDDSESDDGDYKFDDDKKYNSGGSGLLFSSPSSKSQVDPFENTNSWNSGKNTDVKETSSGTQSHFSVSENFMTSEVSFDKDPLPATFDDSDDPGSDSETDLVKSRVSRTFDDGSSVLDQIANHGTLGSSSGKVKNLGTDRNSWSSPSSVGSDYVEEHSVKKVDVTNTSEKSYGYNDLPTSEPSSTARNSNLHLNSKADIHTLQPPNNFDDAETSDKSHIDSGMELSYGTLKGGFRNKGYIRPPYIKNTSDDVSTSLGNISIKNERLPTVRTSTNFDAPVHDKYTTESGGNRNVGSKAHNKSSDSDSYDLVADSQESISIHEPRIKNELSDAKKKSSSRTSIPFFDSDDSESEAVRHKQSSASVARPVSRVSRRTSASPKTGTVLSSDHAPSSEAPVTPGSRLGWKSSRVSYESSENRGGSKPGSAENEASKPISEPNRSLDEEIVTSSSRVQDSDPPSKQKADHVHPKLPDYDSFAAHFMSLKKGRP, encoded by the exons ATGTTGCACAGAAGCTTCAAACCTGCAAAGtg CAAAACGGCATTGAAGCTTGCCGTTTCGAGGATAAAGCTATTGAGGAATAAGAGACAAACACAGATTAATCTATTGAAGAGAGAATTGGCGAAATTGCTTGAGAATGGTCAAGATCAAACTGCTAGAATTCGG GTTGAACATGTTGTGAGGGAGGAGAAGACGATGGCAGCATATGAGCTTGTTGAGATATACTGTGAACTTATCGCAGCTCGCTTGCCCATGATTGAAGCACAGAA AAATTGCCCTATCGATTTGAAGGAAGCAATTGCTACCGTAATATTTGCAACTCCAAGATGTTCAGACATACCTGAGCTCGCAGATGTGAAGAAGCATATGACTTCAAAGTATGGAAAAGAATTTACCTCAGCAGCACTTGAACTGCGCCCTGACTGTGGTGTAAATCGCTTG TTGGTTGAGAAATTATCTGCCAAAGCACCCGATGGTCCAACGAAGATAAAAATACTGACTGCAATAGCTGAGGAGCATAATATCGATTGGGAACCCAAGTCATTTGGAGATAATGATACAAAGGCTTCTCATGACTTGCTG GATGGGCCAAGTACTCTTCAGAAGCCTGCTTACGAGGAACCTTTTCAAGCCCATGTTCCACCACCTGTTCATGTTGAAGCGCGTCCTCCTAGTTCACATGCTACCTCACAACCTaaaccaatgcatgatgcatatacAAGTTCATACGAGCAGAGTGCAAATGCTGCTGCTAGAAATGCTAATAACTCTACAACATCAGGCATGCCTATTACTGAAACCAGATCTTCag GAGGTGGAAGTCAAGAAATGGATTTTAGAGATTCGTATTCTGAAAACAGAAGTTCATTTCCTACTGGTCGGCAGAATTGGAATATGGAATTCAAGGATGCTGCCTCTGCTGCACAGGCTGCTGCAGAATCTGCTGATCGTGCAACCATGGCTGCAAGAGCAGCTGCAGAATTTTCAAATCGTGAAAACATGAAAAGGCAGCATTCAAGTGGATCACATAGCTCTCCTGGAAGAGGGTCACGAGATGAAGCACCTACAGACTCTTCTGGTTTTGTTAATAGCCCCATCCGTAAAAGCAGTTCAGGGATTCACAATGAACAAATCATTACCGGAGAACAAGATAATCTGGGTGGAAGGTCCAATGAAAATTACAGTAATAGTCATCAGAATGTGGTGAAAGATTCCCGGCCAGCTTCAACAATTGGTGGTTCTGTTGGTGATGATAATCCATTTGCCCATGGTTCTCCAATGGCTGATACAGATCACCATGATACCTTTTTTAAACAAGAGAGTAGCAACTTATATGCGATGAGTATGAAAAAGCAAGCAAGTAGAGCTAAAGAAGATTTTGACACTGAACATGCTGACGTTGAGAGGAATACTGAAAACAGTTATCACTTTGAAGATGCAAGCACAAATAGACAATCTGGGCATTCTTCCTCTTCTCATCCCTTTATTCCAAGTAATGATCCCGACGATAATTTGAACTCGTATGAATGGACAACTGGGAACAAGGCCGCAGAAGACCTTTTTGTTACTGAAGTAAGCACACAGGAACCAACTTCATACAATCATACTTCTGTTGTATTTGATGATTCCGAATCAGATGATGGTGATTATAAATTTGATGATGATAAGAAATACAATAGTGGTGGATCTGGATTGTTGTTCTCATCTCCTAGTAGCAAATCCCAAGTTGATCCATTTGAAAATACAAATTCTTGGAACAGTGGAAAAAACACTGATGTGAAAGAAACGAGTTCTGGTACACAATCGCATTTTTCCGTTTCTGAAAATTTTATGACGTCTGAAGTTTCTTTTGACAAAGACCCACTGCCTGCCACTTTTGATGATTCAGATGACCCAGGCTCAGATAGTGAGACAGATCTTGTTAAGTCTAGAGTTTCTAGGACCTTTGATGATGGAAGTTCTGTCCTTGATCAGATTGCAAACCATGGGACTCTAGGGTCCTCATCAGGAAAAGTTAAGAATCTTGGTACTGACAGAAATTCTTGGTCGTCACCATCTTCAGTTGGTTCAGATTATGTGGAAGAGCATTCTGTGAAAAAGGTAGATGTCACTAATACGTCAGAAAAAAGTTATGGTTATAATGACTTGCCAACTAGTGAGCCATCTTCAACAGCAAGAAACTCTAATTTGCATTTGAATTCCAAGGCAGATATCCATACATTGCAGCCACCTAATAATTTTGATGATGCTGAAACTTCGGATAAATCTCACATAGATAGTGGTATGGAATTAAGCTATGGAACGCTGAAGGGTGGTTTTCGCAATAAAGGTTATATTCGACCACcttatattaaaaatacatcAGATGATGTTTCAACTTCATTAGGAAACATTTCAATCAAGAATGAAAGATTGCCTACAGTAAGGACTTCAACCAATTTTGATGCTCCTGTTCATGACAAATATACAACCGAAAGTGGAGGAAATAGAAATGTCGGCTCGAAAGCACACAATAAATCTTCTGATTCTGATAGTTATGATCTGGTTGCAGACTCACAAGAGTCCATTAGCATTCATGAACCTCGCATTAAGAATGAGCTGAGTGACGCAAAAAAGAAATCAAGTTCACGGACCTCGATTCCCTTCTTTGATTCTGATGATAGTGAATCTGAGGCTGTGCGTCATAAACAGAGTTCAGCTAGTGTTGCGCGTCCTGTTAGTAGAGTATCTCGAAGAACATCAGCTTCTCCAAAAACCGGTACAGTTTTAAGCTCTGATCACGCTCCTTCATCTGAAGCTCCTGTGACTCCTGGTTCAAGGCTTGGATGGAAGTCTTCAAGGGTTTCTTATGAGAGCTCTGAAAATCGGGGAGGATCTAAGCCTGGATCAGCAGAAAATGAAGCTTCAAAACCAATTTCAGAACCAAATAGATCCTTGGATGAGGAAATTGTGACCTCATCTTCAAGAG TACAAGACAGTGACCCTCCATCTAAGCAGAAAGCAGATCACGTTCATCCAAAGTTACCTGATTACGATTCCTTTGCTGCCCATTTCATGTCTCTTAAGAAAGGCCGTCCTTGA
- the LOC11438439 gene encoding sericin 1 isoform X1, protein MLHRSFKPAKCKTALKLAVSRIKLLRNKRQTQINLLKRELAKLLENGQDQTARIRVEHVVREEKTMAAYELVEIYCELIAARLPMIEAQKNCPIDLKEAIATVIFATPRCSDIPELADVKKHMTSKYGKEFTSAALELRPDCGVNRLLVEKLSAKAPDGPTKIKILTAIAEEHNIDWEPKSFGDNDTKASHDLLDGPSTLQKPAYEEPFQAHVPPPVHVEARPPSSHATSQPKPMHDAYTSSYEQSANAAARNANNSTTSGMPITETRSSGGGSQEMDFRDSYSENRSSFPTGRQNWNMEFKDAASAAQAAAESADRATMAARAAAEFSNRENMKRQHSSGSHSSPGRGSRDEAPTDSSGFVNSPIRKSSSGIHNEQIITGEQDNLGGRSNENYSNSHQNVVKDSRPASTIGGSVGDDNPFAHGSPMADTDHHDTFFKQESSNLYAMSMKKQASRAKEDFDTEHADVERNTENSYHFEDASTNRQSGHSSSSHPFIPSNDPDDNLNSYEWTTGNKAAEDLFVTEVSTQEPTSYNHTSVVFDDSESDDGDYKFDDDKKYNSGGSGLLFSSPSSKSQVDPFENTNSWNSGKNTDVKETSSGTQSHFSVSENFMTSEVSFDKDPLPATFDDSDDPGSDSETDLVKSRVSRTFDDGSSVLDQIANHGTLGSSSGKVKNLGTDRNSWSSPSSVGSDYVEEHSVKKVDVTNTSEKSYGYNDLPTSEPSSTARNSNLHLNSKADIHTLQPPNNFDDAETSDKSHIDSGMELSYGTLKGGFRNKGYIRPPYIKNTSDDVSTSLGNISIKNERLPTVRTSTNFDAPVHDKYTTESGGNRNVGSKAHNKSSDSDSYDLVADSQESISIHEPRIKNELSDAKKKSSSRTSIPFFDSDDSESEAVRHKQSSASVARPVSRVSRRTSASPKTGTVLSSDHAPSSEAPVTPGSRLGWKSSRVSYESSENRGGSKPGSAENEASKPISEPNRSLDEEIVTSSSRVQPSSSLPNTGIQDSDPPSKQKADHVHPKLPDYDSFAAHFMSLKKGRP, encoded by the exons ATGTTGCACAGAAGCTTCAAACCTGCAAAGtg CAAAACGGCATTGAAGCTTGCCGTTTCGAGGATAAAGCTATTGAGGAATAAGAGACAAACACAGATTAATCTATTGAAGAGAGAATTGGCGAAATTGCTTGAGAATGGTCAAGATCAAACTGCTAGAATTCGG GTTGAACATGTTGTGAGGGAGGAGAAGACGATGGCAGCATATGAGCTTGTTGAGATATACTGTGAACTTATCGCAGCTCGCTTGCCCATGATTGAAGCACAGAA AAATTGCCCTATCGATTTGAAGGAAGCAATTGCTACCGTAATATTTGCAACTCCAAGATGTTCAGACATACCTGAGCTCGCAGATGTGAAGAAGCATATGACTTCAAAGTATGGAAAAGAATTTACCTCAGCAGCACTTGAACTGCGCCCTGACTGTGGTGTAAATCGCTTG TTGGTTGAGAAATTATCTGCCAAAGCACCCGATGGTCCAACGAAGATAAAAATACTGACTGCAATAGCTGAGGAGCATAATATCGATTGGGAACCCAAGTCATTTGGAGATAATGATACAAAGGCTTCTCATGACTTGCTG GATGGGCCAAGTACTCTTCAGAAGCCTGCTTACGAGGAACCTTTTCAAGCCCATGTTCCACCACCTGTTCATGTTGAAGCGCGTCCTCCTAGTTCACATGCTACCTCACAACCTaaaccaatgcatgatgcatatacAAGTTCATACGAGCAGAGTGCAAATGCTGCTGCTAGAAATGCTAATAACTCTACAACATCAGGCATGCCTATTACTGAAACCAGATCTTCag GAGGTGGAAGTCAAGAAATGGATTTTAGAGATTCGTATTCTGAAAACAGAAGTTCATTTCCTACTGGTCGGCAGAATTGGAATATGGAATTCAAGGATGCTGCCTCTGCTGCACAGGCTGCTGCAGAATCTGCTGATCGTGCAACCATGGCTGCAAGAGCAGCTGCAGAATTTTCAAATCGTGAAAACATGAAAAGGCAGCATTCAAGTGGATCACATAGCTCTCCTGGAAGAGGGTCACGAGATGAAGCACCTACAGACTCTTCTGGTTTTGTTAATAGCCCCATCCGTAAAAGCAGTTCAGGGATTCACAATGAACAAATCATTACCGGAGAACAAGATAATCTGGGTGGAAGGTCCAATGAAAATTACAGTAATAGTCATCAGAATGTGGTGAAAGATTCCCGGCCAGCTTCAACAATTGGTGGTTCTGTTGGTGATGATAATCCATTTGCCCATGGTTCTCCAATGGCTGATACAGATCACCATGATACCTTTTTTAAACAAGAGAGTAGCAACTTATATGCGATGAGTATGAAAAAGCAAGCAAGTAGAGCTAAAGAAGATTTTGACACTGAACATGCTGACGTTGAGAGGAATACTGAAAACAGTTATCACTTTGAAGATGCAAGCACAAATAGACAATCTGGGCATTCTTCCTCTTCTCATCCCTTTATTCCAAGTAATGATCCCGACGATAATTTGAACTCGTATGAATGGACAACTGGGAACAAGGCCGCAGAAGACCTTTTTGTTACTGAAGTAAGCACACAGGAACCAACTTCATACAATCATACTTCTGTTGTATTTGATGATTCCGAATCAGATGATGGTGATTATAAATTTGATGATGATAAGAAATACAATAGTGGTGGATCTGGATTGTTGTTCTCATCTCCTAGTAGCAAATCCCAAGTTGATCCATTTGAAAATACAAATTCTTGGAACAGTGGAAAAAACACTGATGTGAAAGAAACGAGTTCTGGTACACAATCGCATTTTTCCGTTTCTGAAAATTTTATGACGTCTGAAGTTTCTTTTGACAAAGACCCACTGCCTGCCACTTTTGATGATTCAGATGACCCAGGCTCAGATAGTGAGACAGATCTTGTTAAGTCTAGAGTTTCTAGGACCTTTGATGATGGAAGTTCTGTCCTTGATCAGATTGCAAACCATGGGACTCTAGGGTCCTCATCAGGAAAAGTTAAGAATCTTGGTACTGACAGAAATTCTTGGTCGTCACCATCTTCAGTTGGTTCAGATTATGTGGAAGAGCATTCTGTGAAAAAGGTAGATGTCACTAATACGTCAGAAAAAAGTTATGGTTATAATGACTTGCCAACTAGTGAGCCATCTTCAACAGCAAGAAACTCTAATTTGCATTTGAATTCCAAGGCAGATATCCATACATTGCAGCCACCTAATAATTTTGATGATGCTGAAACTTCGGATAAATCTCACATAGATAGTGGTATGGAATTAAGCTATGGAACGCTGAAGGGTGGTTTTCGCAATAAAGGTTATATTCGACCACcttatattaaaaatacatcAGATGATGTTTCAACTTCATTAGGAAACATTTCAATCAAGAATGAAAGATTGCCTACAGTAAGGACTTCAACCAATTTTGATGCTCCTGTTCATGACAAATATACAACCGAAAGTGGAGGAAATAGAAATGTCGGCTCGAAAGCACACAATAAATCTTCTGATTCTGATAGTTATGATCTGGTTGCAGACTCACAAGAGTCCATTAGCATTCATGAACCTCGCATTAAGAATGAGCTGAGTGACGCAAAAAAGAAATCAAGTTCACGGACCTCGATTCCCTTCTTTGATTCTGATGATAGTGAATCTGAGGCTGTGCGTCATAAACAGAGTTCAGCTAGTGTTGCGCGTCCTGTTAGTAGAGTATCTCGAAGAACATCAGCTTCTCCAAAAACCGGTACAGTTTTAAGCTCTGATCACGCTCCTTCATCTGAAGCTCCTGTGACTCCTGGTTCAAGGCTTGGATGGAAGTCTTCAAGGGTTTCTTATGAGAGCTCTGAAAATCGGGGAGGATCTAAGCCTGGATCAGCAGAAAATGAAGCTTCAAAACCAATTTCAGAACCAAATAGATCCTTGGATGAGGAAATTGTGACCTCATCTTCAAGAGTACAACCTTCCAGCTCTCTTCCTAATACAGGTATACAAGACAGTGACCCTCCATCTAAGCAGAAAGCAGATCACGTTCATCCAAAGTTACCTGATTACGATTCCTTTGCTGCCCATTTCATGTCTCTTAAGAAAGGCCGTCCTTGA